The nucleotide sequence TTTATGCTGGTATGGATGTGTATTATAATAGCAGCAATAAAATGGACAGAATACTGGCCCTCTGCTCCATATCAGCCCTTGCGAGCTATATAACACATGCGTTTTTCAACAACTTTCTGGACCAGGAAGAAGCGGCATCTCTTTTCTGGGCATTGACAGCCATTATTGCTGTATTAAAAATGAAAGAATCTCAAAAATCAGTGAAACCAGCAGGTGATCAATGAAATATCATCTGCATAGTTTGCGCCACCTTTAAAAACATCCAGTTCGCTCATGATACTCTTATGAAGTTCCTGCGGATTCTTGTCCCTAAACCGAAGTGCCAACTCCTTTAACTTTTCAAAACCAAACTCTTCTTCTCCCTCTTCATCGCAAGTTTCTGTTATCCCATCAGTAAAGGCAACCAGCAGAGAGCCCTGCGGAACATCTATACAGTCTTGGTCAATAAAAGGCAATGTAGGAAAGGCTCCTAAAATAGTCGTACCTTTATCTAACACACACTCCCCACCATCTGGCAGCAGCAATACTGGAGGGTTATGACCTGCATTGATATAATTGAGCTTGTTTTCTTTTAAGTCACAGATAGCGGCAAAGAAAGTAATAAAACGTTCTCCTTTGCTATTGTTCATGATAGAGTGATTAAGCTCTTCAAAAATCTTAACAAGATCTGAGGTTTGTCTGACGAGTGTTCTTAACGAAGCCTGAAAGTTAGACATAAGAAGCGCAGCGGGAATGCCTTTGCCTGAAACATCGGCAATGCACACGAGAAACCTGTTAGGATCAATTTCAATATAATCGTAATAATCTCCTCCAATAGCACGGTGAGGCAAGTAAGTAGCTTTTACAGAAATCCTTTCAGTAGAAGGAAGTTCTCCAGGAATAAATTGCGCCTGCACCTCTCTGGCAATAGACAGCTCTTTTTTTAAGGCTTCCTGTTGAAGCTCTTTCCGAGCAAGACGTTTATTCTCTATGGCAACAATTAAAATACTGGAAAGTGTTTGAACAAAAGAAATATCGACATACTCATCATCAGTCTGCTTTTTAATATTTCCTAAAAAAACATAAGCCAACACTTTGTCTTTGTGCTGAACAGGGATGATCAGATCAAACTCACTCAAAATACCATTAGCCTTACCAATTTCAGCAATAGACTTAACCTTTAGGATATCATCATCGATAAAATCACTTTTGGTCATTTCACTTTTGCTCACCCCATGTCCTACTTTATATTGCCAACCTTCCTCATTTACAAAAAGGGCCATTTTCTTGACATGTAAATTGGACAAGATGGTAAAGTAAAAGATTTTATAAAGCTTTTCTTCAGGTTCGTTATTACTGATAGCTTTAGTGAGGTCCAGCAGGGCATTGAGTTCTAACTGCTTTAGGTGCAACTGCCTTCCTAAATCTTTTGAACTACCATTTAACTGATGTTTTAGGGTCATATGCGTCTCTAAGTCCGTTTCCGAAAAGGTTAAAAGCCAAAACCAAGGCACTAATTGCCACACTAGGCAAAATTACCAAATATCCACTATTCTTGGATCCTATGGAAGTATAGCCCTCATATACCATCATGCCCCAAGAAGGCATGGGCGGCTGCACTCCAAGTCCAAGAAAGCTTAACCCAGCTTCAATAAGAATAGCTGAGGCAAAATTTGCTGTAGCTATAACGATTAAAGGGCCAAGTATATTAGGAAGTATGTGCTTGAATATAATATGCATGTTGCTAATGCCCAGTGCACGGGCCGCTTCTACAAACTGCTTTTCTTTTATTCCCATAATCTGTCCTCTCACAACACGCGCCACTTCTACCCACATAGTAAGTCCAACGGCAACAAAAGCTACCCATACTCCTTTACTCTGCAATGCCAAGCTAATGGCTATTACCAACATAATACCAGGAATAGACCATACCACTGTCATTAACCACATGATAATATTGTCCAGCTTACCTCCAAAAAAACCCGCAATAGCCCCTAAAGACATGCCGACGAATATGGATATCAACACAGATATAAAACCAATAGACAATGATATCCTCGTCCCAAACAAAAGCCTACTCAATATATCGCGACCGGACTTGTCGGTACCAAGCAGATACCTACGCCGCTCATAGTTATTATCTTTAAAGTCAGCAAGTAAGGCACTTTTACTTATTTGTCTTACTTCTTCACTGTAATCCAAATAATGTATGACACCTTCTTTTTCATCTACTTTGTAGTTGTATTTACCATCGTGAGGGAACTTTTCTGAGAATCCAGAATATAACGGGAGTACCATAGAAGGAAGATCGGCAGAGTCAACTTCTGTTTCCCGTCCATACCTTGAATAATACACTTTGAGGTCTTTGACTTTCCAATCACTAACAGGAAGCAACACGTACTCACTCTCCTGCCCCACAAACATTTTAGTTAAAAAATTTACTTTTTTAATTTCCCGAGGCTTTCGAGATTTCAGAATATCTACCTCAAAACCTAGGTTTTTCTTCTTAATTAATGCAGAACCATCATTAGCATTGGGGGTCTGGTCAGGCATTAGCAAATACCCCAATATCGCAATTACATGAGCCAAAACGATCACAAACAACCCAAACAATGCGGGTTTATTTTTCATCAATCTTCTCCTGACATACCACGACGGACTTTTAATATCCTTATTTCTTCCCATTTACTTTATTTGCTGTTGTGCGCAAGAAGACCTTCCTTCGTTGCAAGATAATGGTATTGACGTAAATTATTAAAAGATGTTTCAGTTATGGGGATAATCTCGTCAGATTCGGGAATAATACACTGCACCCAACCTTTTTTAACAAGCCCCTGAAGCTCCTTTAATAAAACGTCATCTTCTATACCAAGCGTATCTTTAAGCGCATCAAAAGAAATAGGAAAATAAAGCTCGTCTAATATATCTAGTTCTATATCTGTCATTATTTATAAGTTCTTCCTTTCCATTTATAGTTACCAACTTTACTCAGCACCCCAAATATAAGAATATAGTATGGATGAATCAGCTGTAAAAGCAGAAAAGGGAGAAATCCAGCGTGCCTCCCTTGATCGTTGGTTACTTTCCTGACGAACATAAAATCAAGTAACAACTTAACGGTAAACAAAGTAAGCAATACTAGCAAAGACAGTTTGTAAACAAAAGTCATCCAAAAAAGAACAAGGAATGACACATTGGTCAAAAACACAAAAAAAGCAATGTATTTAACACTATTTAAAGTATACTTATCCCACTTAGAAGACCAACGACGGCGTTGAAAGAAGAAAGATGTTAAATTTGGGCATGGCCGGGTATATATTACATTGTCTGTACTTTTCAGAAAATGCACTTTTCCGGGGTACTTTTGCCATACTTTATGCATAAGGAACTCATCGTCGCCCGAGGCTACATCTTCATTGCCAGAAAACCCATTTACCTCAAAAAACACCTCTCTACGATAGGCCAGATTGGCCCCGTTGCACATATTAGGAAAACCAGCCTTCATACAAGCAGCTCCTGTGCCGATCAAACTTGTAAACTCCAAATCTTGAAGCTTGTTAAACAAGGTACCGTCGTTAATAAAAGCAACTCCACCAGATAGCATGACACAATCATTTTCTGCAAAATAATGTCCAACAGAAGCTACCCAGTGCGGCCCTGCTTGGCAATCGCCATCGGTACATAGCACAATTTCCCCTGAAGCATTTTCAACTCCTTCCAAAAGTGCTTTTTTCTTGCCTTCACAACCACTTCCCTCCATTGATATTATTTTGTATTTAAACCTATGCTCATCAACGAGCAAAGATTTTGCAAGATCCACACTGCCATCTGTAGAATGATCGTCAACTAAAATAAGCTCGAAGTTGTCATATTGCTGCGCGTGTAAACTTTTTATCAACAAAGGAAGGTTGTCAGCCTCATTTCTTATAGGGACAATAACTGATATAAAAGGGCAAGGCCGACCCGATTCTTTGTCATAGGCATAAACCTTAATAGATAGCCAGCTATAATAGAGATAAAGCACAAACAAAAAGTAAATCAGAAGGGGTGCCGCCAGTATTATGTAAATCATTCTTTACCGCTTATTTTGATTTTCAAGCTCATAAACATTCCTATAATAGCTGGTAAAAGTATATTGATGGCCCAAAGTGAAAGACTGGCCACTAAAACACCTTCTTCGACAGATTGGAAATAACTAAAAAAGTACAAGGCTGCCGACTCCCTAACTCCTAAATCAAACAAAGTAGGCATAACAGACTTAACGAAAAAAATAAAACTGACTCCTGTAAAAAGTATCAAATAATTGGAATGAACATCAAAAACAAGCAATAAAATAACAAACTGAATGGTAAAAACCATATACCGGAGGCATGAAAAGGATAAAACAGAAAACATTTCCTTGACAGAGTATTGCCCTATGATACTAAAATACCGATAGATCCCCTTCAACCAGACTATTTTTTTTAAAGAATATAAAGCTTGCCTATGCAATACAAACATCAGCAAAAACATACCATTGGCCATTAACAGAGTAGCAGACAGTGTATTAAAAATTAGCCAATCGGAGTAGAATTTACTAAAAAAGAATACAAGCGCAGCGCTGCCAAACAAGAAAGTTATAAAGAACTGAGCAATTCGGCTAACAAATACGGCACCTATCAAAGAACTTCTTTCTGCAGATTCTAACTGTAAAATCCTTCCAGCATAATCGCCTATACCATGTGGTGTAGCAAACCCAAATGCCACACCTGTCAATATTCCTTTATAAGCCTGAAAAAATGAAACCTTCTCAGTGCCTTTGATCAAGAAACGCCATTTTAGTGTCTCCAAAGCCCAATTTACAGGAAACAACAGAATGACGAATAAAACAGCCAATTTGGCCCCAAAACCTATATCGGCTATCCTGCTAACATATGCTACTGAAAATAAGTCTTTAGCTATAACAATCTTTCCAATATGATACCCTAACACCAGAAAAACCAACACTTTTAACAGGGGATTAAAGTACCTGCTCTTGGGTATTAGCCTTGATATGTTTAAATTGGAAATAAATTGCATAATGAAAGGCATATCAGGAAATATAGAACCAGAAAAAATTATACTCGGCATAGACCCTGGTACCAGCGTAATGGGATATGGAGTCATTTGTGTTAGTAAAAACAAGATTTCCCTGCTTCAGTATGGCGTCATTCACCTTAGCAAGTATAGCGACCATGCAATAAAGTTAAGTAAAATTTTTGAAAGGGTAACGCAAATCACCGACGAGTTTCTGCCTGATGAGATGGCTATAGAAGCCCCGTTTTATGCCAATAACGTACAATCTATGCTAAAATTGGGGAGAGCCCAAGGTGTTGCCATAGCCGCAGCCATTTCCCGTCAAATTCCTGTCACAGAATATGCACCACGTAAAATTAAAGTGTCGGTAACTGGAAATGGCAATGCCTCTAAAGAACAAGTTGCCTCAATGCTGATTAAAATGCTTAGCATCAAAGGAACCCCAGAGTTGTTAGATGCTACAGATGCTTTGGGAGTAGCCGTATGTCACCATTTCCAAAAAAACACTCCTGTAAAAAAATCCGCCGGCTGGGGTGCTTTTATAAAAGACAACCCAGGCAGAGTTGTATAGGGAATTCTAACGCTAAGCTTCCAGTGCCTCTTTGAGTGATTCGCAATATTGAATATCTAGCGCAGGAATTATGGTATCATTTTTTGTCATTATCATATGCTTCCCTGCTTCTACACATTTTCGAAACCAAGTTTCTGGCGGAAGTATTTTTCTATGCACAGACAAGCCTAACTCATACACCTTAGGTTTCCATTCCGTAAAATACCATTCCATGGAGGGCTGATGAAAGGCCTTTAAAGCACGTTTGTCAAAAATAAATTTTCTTACCGGGTTTTCTTTTATAAACGCTAAAGCAGCGTTGAATATAACTTGAAATTCACCCATGGGGATATAACTTTCCCTAACCTCACATACCATCACCTCTGCGTCCTTATTGTAAGAAAGGTATGCATACTTATTTTCATAAACCTTTTCCAAAGCGATTATATCCCCTTCATTTTCTAATGCCATAACAAAGATTAACTATTTTTTGGCAAAACACCTAACGCTCAAAAAAGATTCTTTTAGAAAAAAAATCCATATAAAAAAAGATACGTCCCCTCAAACCTGCTTAGGAACAGAAATACAAGCTATTGTACCGACTCCTATCGTACTTATTATTTCAATGCCACCACCTAACCGCTTCAAGGCACCTTTAGCTATATAAAGCCCCATACCACTACCTTTAGAGTTAGTATTGCCTTTATAAAACATATCATAAACATGAGGGAGCAAAGAAGGCTCAATACCCTCACCGTTGTCTTTTACTTCAAATTTGATGTAGCCTTTTTCCTCAAAAACTTTGAGGGCTAATGAAGCGCCTTCCTTAACTTTATACTTGATGGCATTGCCTATAACTTTTTCCAAAACCAAGGAAAGAAGCTCTTGGTTTGAATGAACATGCTCAACGTCCACACAAAAAGATGTCCGAAAATCGGATGTCAGAGGTTTAAATTTACGCCATACTTCTGAACATAGCCCCCGCACGACTATATCTTCGAAAACCAGTTCTTTTTCCTGTTTAATTGAAACTATTTTAGTAAGCTCTTTCAATATAAGATCAAGCTTTCCCAAGGTACTTTCAATCATACTAATATATAAAGGAAATTCATCTCTGTTATCGATAACTTTCAACAAATTAAGCAACCCATAACTGGTGCTTACTGGAGCTTTTAAATCATGTGAAGCTTTATATAATAAGGTATTCAGTTCCTTATTGGTATCCAGTAGCTCCCCTTGTATAATTTTTCTTTCCTCTACCTCTAATTTAATTTCTTCATATGCCATTCTTAACTCATAAGTCCTTTCCTCCACTGCTTTTTCAAGTACTTCCTTCTGAAGCATAAGTTTTGCTTCTGATTCTTGCAGATCTTCTTGAATTTTCTGCATATAACTAGTAGTCTCCCTCAGCATGTCCTGTTGACTTCTGACTTGCTCATTAAGCACCTTGTTTTCTTCTTGCAGTTTTGCTATCTGGCTTAATAACAACTCACGCTCCGATGGCATATCTTTCTTTATCATATATTATTTTATAAGAGCATTGGCTTACCTCAGTAAAGAGCTTTTTCAAAACCCTTCTTGTTGATTTCTCAGTACGCCTATATTATTACTTAGGGCCTGCTGAAAAAGTTACAAGTTGTGCAAGATACGCATAGCCTTGCATGAAGAAGTATTGGAATACTTCGAATGTAAGGCCACAAAGTAGATTGTACGCTTGTGGCTAACCCAAAAAGTATTGAGTTAAAAGCTTCTCACTTTAATGTACACGGAAAAATAAGAAAGAACCAAAAAACCTTGCACCTATACCTTTCAATTTTTATACAAACATCAATAGATCAATACTTTATGCGTTTTTCAATGCACCCTACTTACTACCATAAACCTAGAGAATGCATCAGAACTTTTTACTTCGTAGTAAAATAACTTATAGTCAGCAACTTCACTCTTATTTAGTTCATAGAACCACAATGATTTGTAAACCAAATACGCTGATTTTTTGTTCTTTTGCCCCTCATAAAGAAATCCAATACTCCAGGATAAAGACAAAAAGTAAACAGCTTTTAGGGTTATCTGGTTTTACAATCCACAAAAAAAAGGCGGAAGCGTTTTAAACCAATAAACGCTTCCGCCTTTTTTTGTTAAATGTGTAGTAAGGTTTGCTATTTCAGAAGAGAGCAGCTCCACACAAGCCTCTTTTAATAAAAGCAGTCAAATATTAATGCCCCTTGTGTACATTTCTGATGTAAAAAAATTAACAGAAAAAACATTCAAGCAGCATAAGCCGCTTTAATAGCTGAGGCTATTTCTTCCATTTGTTCCTTTGGAAGGCTTAGCTTTGGTCTGGAAAAATTAATATCATCCATCTTATTTAGGGGAACCAGATGAATGTGTGTATGAGGAACCTCCAGTCCAATAACTGCCACTCCTACCCTAAGGCATGGAACCGCCTCTTTCAAAGCTTTTGCGACTTTTTTGCTAAACAACTGTAATCCCACATATAAGTCATCTTCAATATCAAAAATATAATCAATCTCCTTCTTGGGGATAACTAAAGTATGCCCAGGAACCAAAGGGTTGATATCTAAAAAGGCAAGGAAATTATCATCTTCTGCCACTTTATAAGCAGGAATTTCCCCGTTAACTATTTTCGTGAACAAAGATGCCATTAGCGTGAAATTTCAAGGATTTCAAACTCTAATTTTCCAGCAGGTACATTAATAGCGGCTGCTTCTCCCACTTTAAGTCCCAACAGACCTTTTCCAATAGGAGATTTTACTGAAATTTTATTTTTCTTAATATCAGATTCTTCCTCAGAAACTAAAGTATAGGTCATTTCCTGACCGTTTTTCTTGTTTTTAATCTTAACTGTAGAAAGTATGGAAACTTTTGAAGTATCAATATTTGATTCATCAAGTATCCTTGCATTAGACACAATTTCCTCTAGCTTGGAAATTTTCAATTCCAGAAGGCCCTGAGCATCTTTTGCTGCATCGTATTCAGCATTCTCACTAAGGTCTCCCTTATCACGGGCTTCTGCAATTTGTTTAGCCATGTCTGCTCTTCCCTTAGTTTTAAGGTGGTTCAACTCTTCCTTGAGCTTTTGTAGTCCTTCTTCTGTGTAATAAGATACTTTACTCATCTTTTCCTCTTTTTTAGGCTGTGATAAAATAAAACAGAACGGCTGTCGAGCCGTTCTGCATGACAAAATTAAATAATTTATTCTAAATAGAAAAGCTTTACCTTTTAACAAGTTGCGGTAAAACTTCTTTTATTTTCTTGACTAACACTGCATTTATTTTCTCGTAAGATTCAAAGGTCCAACCGCCTACATGAGGGGTCAAAAGTACCTTTTCACTAGCAGCTAAAAGCTTAAAAGTCTCTAATTGTCCTGCTGACAAAGTTTTTAACTTTTCATTTTCCAACACATCGAGCGCTGCTCCTAAAATTTTGCCCGATGATAAAAGTTCTGGTAGAAATTTTGTATCTACCACTTCCCCTCTGGCTGTATTGAGCAGCCAGATGTTTTTCTTAAAACGGCTAAGGTATGCACCATTAACAAGAAAACGAGTCTCTGAGTTCAACGGCACGTGCAAACTTAAAATATCCGCTTCACTGTATATGGCTTCCATATCAGATTCTATGACAAAATCATCTGAGAAATTGTTTAGATATTTGTCATAAGCCAGCACTTTACAATCAAAGCTTTTGACCTTTCGTGCAAATGCCCTGCCCATATGGCCATACCCTATAAGACCGATTGTCTTGCCTCCAATTTCATAGCCACGATTACCTTCTCTATCCCAAATACCATGCCGAACCTGACGATCGCCGAGGTGCATTTTATTCATCAAGCACAACAGCATACCTAATGCATGTTCTCCAAGGGCATCTCTGTTTCCTTCAGAGGCATTGAGCATAAAAATTTTCCTTTTAAAAGCCTCTTTGGTATCTATTTGGTCTAACCCTGCCCCTGCCCGAGCTATAAATTTTAGATGAGTGGCGCGATCAAAAAAATCTACATCCAGTTTTGTTTTACTCCTTACAATGATACCATCATAATCAGCAATAATATTTAAAACTTCCTCTCGCGTTATATCCGGCCGATAATCCACCTGCACGTCAATTCCTTCCAGCAAAGGTACTATAGAATCATGCATTTGGTCTATTATAAGACATTTTATCCGATTCATAAATCAAATGTGTGTATTTACTTTTGTTTTATCCTTACAGCAAGATCTATAAATGCATCTACAGAAAGCTGCTCTGCTCTTTTATCAAAAATAGGGTCTTTTGACAATTCTGCAGAAATCCCATAGGGTTTAAGGGCGTTCCGCAGGGTTTTCCGACGGGTAGAAAATGCCTGCTTTACCAGTTTTATAAAAAAAACTTCATCACAAGGAAGTGTTTCCCGACTGTTTCTCGTAAGTCTAATTACAGCAGATTTCACTTTAGGTGGCGGTATAAATACGTTTTCATCTACAGTAAATAGATATTTAATATCATAAAATGCTTGTAGCAGAACACTTAGAATACCATAATCCTTATTTCCATGTGGAGAAGCTATTCTTTGGGCAACCTCTTTCTGGATCATACAAACGACTTCTGGAACTATCTCTTTATTTTCTAACACTTTAAAGAAAATCTGCGAAGAAATATTATAAGGAAAGTTGCCAATTAAGCCAAACGGCCCGTTAAAAAGCTGTTGGATATCGAGCTTTAAAAAATCCCCTTCTATAATCTTTTCCGGACTTAATATCTTATTTTCCTTCAAAAAGGCCACTGACTCTTTATCCAATTCTATTACCGAAAGGTCAATATCAGTTCTTTTTACAAGAATATCTGTCAAAACGCCAGTACCAGGACCTATTTCCAGGACATACTTAAACCTGTTTTGCGGTTCTAACGCTGCAACTATATCGGCAGCAATACCCTTGTCCCGCAAAAAATGTTGCCCTAAATGTTTTTTAGCTCTGACTCTTTCCATTAAATATTAATCGTATCGCAATTCCGAAACAAATCTCATAAAATGTACTTATTTCAGAATTTAATTTAATTTTGTCGTTTGTTGTCCCAAAAAGAAAGCAAAGATGCATATAAAACTTAAGAAAGTAGAGAATTTGCAAGAGAAGGTTCATCTTTCTGTACTTTTGAGCGATGATTCTGAACTGACGAAGTTCCTTAAAGTAAATGAACATCAGAAATTAGCTGCACAAGATTTAGCCCATAATCCGATAGCGCATATTTTTGAAAATGGGGTACACTTCTTTTTTATTAAAAATAATAAAAAAGGTACTAAAGACCAGCAACTAGAAGCCCTGAGAAGCAAAGGCGCTAAACTTTATAAACTAGTTGAAGAAAAAAAGCTATCAGCACTTCAGCTTTTTTCAGAAAATAAAGAGGCGCTTTTGTCTTTAGCAGAAGGACTAATGTTAAGTTCCTACAGATTTGACAAATATAAAAGTAACCCAAAAACAAATCCCTTAGATACTTTATCTATTGTATCCGAAAAAGTTTCAGAAAAAGAAGTTTCAGAGCTGAATGTTTTAGTAAAAGGAGTATGTTTGGCCAGAGACCTAGTCAACGAACCTTTAAATGCCCTAAATGCCGTTCAGTTGGCCGAAGCCATTCAGGAGATGGGCAATGAAGCTGATTTCAAAGTTGACATTTTCCACAAGCCAAAGATACAAAGCTTGAAAATGGGCGGATTATTGGCAGT is from Cytophagaceae bacterium ABcell3 and encodes:
- a CDS encoding PP2C family protein-serine/threonine phosphatase, encoding MTLKHQLNGSSKDLGRQLHLKQLELNALLDLTKAISNNEPEEKLYKIFYFTILSNLHVKKMALFVNEEGWQYKVGHGVSKSEMTKSDFIDDDILKVKSIAEIGKANGILSEFDLIIPVQHKDKVLAYVFLGNIKKQTDDEYVDISFVQTLSSILIVAIENKRLARKELQQEALKKELSIAREVQAQFIPGELPSTERISVKATYLPHRAIGGDYYDYIEIDPNRFLVCIADVSGKGIPAALLMSNFQASLRTLVRQTSDLVKIFEELNHSIMNNSKGERFITFFAAICDLKENKLNYINAGHNPPVLLLPDGGECVLDKGTTILGAFPTLPFIDQDCIDVPQGSLLVAFTDGITETCDEEGEEEFGFEKLKELALRFRDKNPQELHKSIMSELDVFKGGANYADDISLITCWFH
- a CDS encoding ABC transporter permease; protein product: MGRNKDIKSPSWYVRRRLMKNKPALFGLFVIVLAHVIAILGYLLMPDQTPNANDGSALIKKKNLGFEVDILKSRKPREIKKVNFLTKMFVGQESEYVLLPVSDWKVKDLKVYYSRYGRETEVDSADLPSMVLPLYSGFSEKFPHDGKYNYKVDEKEGVIHYLDYSEEVRQISKSALLADFKDNNYERRRYLLGTDKSGRDILSRLLFGTRISLSIGFISVLISIFVGMSLGAIAGFFGGKLDNIIMWLMTVVWSIPGIMLVIAISLALQSKGVWVAFVAVGLTMWVEVARVVRGQIMGIKEKQFVEAARALGISNMHIIFKHILPNILGPLIVIATANFASAILIEAGLSFLGLGVQPPMPSWGMMVYEGYTSIGSKNSGYLVILPSVAISALVLAFNLFGNGLRDAYDPKTSVKW
- a CDS encoding glycosyltransferase; protein product: MIYIILAAPLLIYFLFVLYLYYSWLSIKVYAYDKESGRPCPFISVIVPIRNEADNLPLLIKSLHAQQYDNFELILVDDHSTDGSVDLAKSLLVDEHRFKYKIISMEGSGCEGKKKALLEGVENASGEIVLCTDGDCQAGPHWVASVGHYFAENDCVMLSGGVAFINDGTLFNKLQDLEFTSLIGTGAACMKAGFPNMCNGANLAYRREVFFEVNGFSGNEDVASGDDEFLMHKVWQKYPGKVHFLKSTDNVIYTRPCPNLTSFFFQRRRWSSKWDKYTLNSVKYIAFFVFLTNVSFLVLFWMTFVYKLSLLVLLTLFTVKLLLDFMFVRKVTNDQGRHAGFLPFLLLQLIHPYYILIFGVLSKVGNYKWKGRTYK
- a CDS encoding lysylphosphatidylglycerol synthase transmembrane domain-containing protein, with translation MQFISNLNISRLIPKSRYFNPLLKVLVFLVLGYHIGKIVIAKDLFSVAYVSRIADIGFGAKLAVLFVILLFPVNWALETLKWRFLIKGTEKVSFFQAYKGILTGVAFGFATPHGIGDYAGRILQLESAERSSLIGAVFVSRIAQFFITFLFGSAALVFFFSKFYSDWLIFNTLSATLLMANGMFLLMFVLHRQALYSLKKIVWLKGIYRYFSIIGQYSVKEMFSVLSFSCLRYMVFTIQFVILLLVFDVHSNYLILFTGVSFIFFVKSVMPTLFDLGVRESAALYFFSYFQSVEEGVLVASLSLWAINILLPAIIGMFMSLKIKISGKE
- the ruvC gene encoding crossover junction endodeoxyribonuclease RuvC translates to MKGISGNIEPEKIILGIDPGTSVMGYGVICVSKNKISLLQYGVIHLSKYSDHAIKLSKIFERVTQITDEFLPDEMAIEAPFYANNVQSMLKLGRAQGVAIAAAISRQIPVTEYAPRKIKVSVTGNGNASKEQVASMLIKMLSIKGTPELLDATDALGVAVCHHFQKNTPVKKSAGWGAFIKDNPGRVV
- a CDS encoding HAMP domain-containing sensor histidine kinase is translated as MIKKDMPSERELLLSQIAKLQEENKVLNEQVRSQQDMLRETTSYMQKIQEDLQESEAKLMLQKEVLEKAVEERTYELRMAYEEIKLEVEERKIIQGELLDTNKELNTLLYKASHDLKAPVSTSYGLLNLLKVIDNRDEFPLYISMIESTLGKLDLILKELTKIVSIKQEKELVFEDIVVRGLCSEVWRKFKPLTSDFRTSFCVDVEHVHSNQELLSLVLEKVIGNAIKYKVKEGASLALKVFEEKGYIKFEVKDNGEGIEPSLLPHVYDMFYKGNTNSKGSGMGLYIAKGALKRLGGGIEIISTIGVGTIACISVPKQV
- a CDS encoding HIT family protein: MASLFTKIVNGEIPAYKVAEDDNFLAFLDINPLVPGHTLVIPKKEIDYIFDIEDDLYVGLQLFSKKVAKALKEAVPCLRVGVAVIGLEVPHTHIHLVPLNKMDDINFSRPKLSLPKEQMEEIASAIKAAYAA
- the greA gene encoding transcription elongation factor GreA, whose translation is MSKVSYYTEEGLQKLKEELNHLKTKGRADMAKQIAEARDKGDLSENAEYDAAKDAQGLLELKISKLEEIVSNARILDESNIDTSKVSILSTVKIKNKKNGQEMTYTLVSEEESDIKKNKISVKSPIGKGLLGLKVGEAAAINVPAGKLEFEILEISR
- a CDS encoding NAD(P)-dependent oxidoreductase, translating into MNRIKCLIIDQMHDSIVPLLEGIDVQVDYRPDITREEVLNIIADYDGIIVRSKTKLDVDFFDRATHLKFIARAGAGLDQIDTKEAFKRKIFMLNASEGNRDALGEHALGMLLCLMNKMHLGDRQVRHGIWDREGNRGYEIGGKTIGLIGYGHMGRAFARKVKSFDCKVLAYDKYLNNFSDDFVIESDMEAIYSEADILSLHVPLNSETRFLVNGAYLSRFKKNIWLLNTARGEVVDTKFLPELLSSGKILGAALDVLENEKLKTLSAGQLETFKLLAASEKVLLTPHVGGWTFESYEKINAVLVKKIKEVLPQLVKR
- the rsmA gene encoding 16S rRNA (adenine(1518)-N(6)/adenine(1519)-N(6))-dimethyltransferase RsmA, whose translation is MERVRAKKHLGQHFLRDKGIAADIVAALEPQNRFKYVLEIGPGTGVLTDILVKRTDIDLSVIELDKESVAFLKENKILSPEKIIEGDFLKLDIQQLFNGPFGLIGNFPYNISSQIFFKVLENKEIVPEVVCMIQKEVAQRIASPHGNKDYGILSVLLQAFYDIKYLFTVDENVFIPPPKVKSAVIRLTRNSRETLPCDEVFFIKLVKQAFSTRRKTLRNALKPYGISAELSKDPIFDKRAEQLSVDAFIDLAVRIKQK